In a single window of the Biomphalaria glabrata chromosome 5, xgBioGlab47.1, whole genome shotgun sequence genome:
- the LOC129926451 gene encoding GATA zinc finger domain-containing protein 15-like yields MYDMSPRDMAKHLLANLAGEPLNIIATLTPEQKTDYKAVKNRLLEHFGKSEDHYRKLFRDIRLQKNGDYNRIIFEIKQNILKWLELSNCDMTRPDQIIDMFLIDSVLLNVTDNIFTFLKEKKIKNETEFITNLNLFKDSHPNHTIDRRDHQIAATINTDSSKFKYSSNNKTCFNCGIKGHIKSQCRSINRSTFQYQSGTYRDNKYDNRRNSRATQSYSPNDRRRQYNTNNDNYNFQNYQRRQQYNTNKFQNYHRQSRRNGYERNRYNRNTSNRWQSNSNNRIHRRPSSYDNSAATIDTYEHEHVAFMNSTPENNSYPLLTNGLDNASRNSNIRTGNTHDTSS; encoded by the coding sequence ATGTATGACATGTCTCCTAGAGATATGGCCAAGCACCTACTCGCCAATCTTGCAGGTGAACCGCTGAACATAATAGCCACCCTGACACCTGAACAAAAGACTGACTACAAGGCTGTGAAAAACAGACTCCTCGAACACTTTGGCAAATCCGAGGACCACTACAGAAAACTCTTTCGAGACATCAGATTGCAAAAGAACGGTGATTACAAcagaattatttttgaaattaagcaAAATATCTTAAAGTGGCTTGAACTCTCCAACTGTGATATGACGAGACCAGACCAAATCATTGATATGTTCTTAATTGACAGTGTACTATTGAATGTTACAGACAACATTTTCACTTTcctgaaagagaagaaaattaaaaacgaaaCAGAATTCATAACTAACCTGAATTTATTCAAAGACAGCCATCCCAATCACACCATCGACAGAAGAGACCATCAAATAGCTGCCACCATTAACACTGATTCAAGTAAATTCAAATACAGCAGCAACAATAAAACCTGCTTTAACTGCGGCATAAAGGGTCACATAAAGAGCCAATGTAGATCAATCAACAGAAGCACTTTCCAGTATCAAAGTGGCACATATCGAGACAATAAATATGACAACAGAAGAAACAGCAGAGCAACCCAAAGTTACAGCCCTAATGATAGAAGAAGGCAATACAACACCAACAACGATAATTACAACTTCCAGAACTATCAAagaagacagcaatacaataccAACAAATTTCAGAACTATCACAGACAATCCAGACGTAATGGCTACGAACGAAACAGATACAACAGAAATACTTCAAACAGATGGCAAAGTAACAGCAACAATAGAATCCATAGACGCCCTAGCAGTTATGACAACTCAGCCGCAACCATCGACACTTACGAACACGAACATGTAGCATTCATGAACTCAACTCCAGAAAATAATTCCTATCCATTACTTACAAACGGGCTGGACAACGCATCACGAAACAGTAACATTAGAACTGGAAACACACATGACACTAGTAGTTAG